The Aureimonas mangrovi genome includes a region encoding these proteins:
- a CDS encoding cyclic nucleotide-binding domain-containing protein, with product MSLLSNEVEILRRAPLFQGIEPSRLKLVAYTSRVMCFAAGDVLFHQGEVGDSAYLIMSGEAVVLASSPIGEIELARFGRNDIVGEIGILCDIPRTATVRAESDLATLQIGKDCLSDMLDAFPSMARAMLREMALRLNRTSAELVAARAEAAEPPA from the coding sequence ATGAGCCTTCTTTCGAACGAGGTCGAAATCCTCCGGCGCGCGCCCCTCTTCCAGGGCATCGAGCCGAGCCGGCTGAAGCTGGTCGCCTACACCTCGCGGGTGATGTGTTTCGCGGCGGGCGACGTGCTCTTCCATCAGGGCGAGGTGGGTGACAGCGCCTATCTGATCATGTCCGGTGAGGCCGTGGTGCTGGCCAGCTCGCCCATCGGCGAGATCGAGCTCGCCCGGTTCGGGAGGAACGACATCGTCGGCGAGATCGGAATCCTGTGCGATATTCCAAGGACGGCGACCGTCAGGGCGGAGAGCGACCTCGCAACGCTCCAGATCGGCAAGGATTGCCTCTCCGACATGCTCGATGCCTTCCCGTCGATGGCGCGCGCGATGCTGCGTGAGATGGCGCTGCGGCTGAACCGGACCTCGGCGGAACTGGTGGCGGCACGCGCGGAGGCGGCCGAGCCTCCCGCGTGA
- a CDS encoding ABC transporter ATP-binding protein yields MATSLYRYVWNHTRPQQIWMLVVVLVSIIPLFLSLNLPKLIINGPIQGQGFEAAGATVDYFRLAVPLPGFIGGPEELVLFDAIPLERIEALVALSMLFLFFVIVNGAFKFYLNTYKGRLGERMLRRMRYEMVDRVLRFPIRQFRRVRPAEVASMIKDELEPIGGFIGDAFVQPLYLASQILTAMVFIFLQSPTLGAIALGVTLLQAAVIPRMRRRLLVLGRERQLTARRLAGSIGEIIESMPTIRTNDTSNIVRARTAQQLGRIFLIRFDIYQWKFFVKFLNNFLSQATPFIFYLFGGYFAIRGEIDIGELVAVIAAYRELPSPLKDLIDWDLMRLDVNVKYEQVAQQFEIDNLLDAKTQAPVGETVAALSGGFRLLDVTIRDETGSPLATSVTLDLPLHESVLVLAPLGEGAESVAEALVGLAPVAAGRLELAGRPFASWPESVTGRRLAYAEAAPYYSQSTLREALLYPLMHHPSPAVADSASRAEIQMRNEAKASGNTVLDARDDWIDHSVLPLDPDREGALIEEAISIVELTGDIMRLGLSRRIPLSRAEAAAPRVLVARARFDAAMREAGLGEVVERFELDRFLHNATIFENIVFGASGESDLAATRLLVRSDARRVLQETGLDDTLARMGLTIATTLVELFGEVGTDNPILRRIDIISPDEIDFYRQLLMRVDPDEANSLTTEDQSSLIRLALTYVEPRYRLGLIDDALRARIIEARHLFQETASPLVRDSIVFNDPGAFNPAATLQDNIVFGRLADTTPRVAAKIGAILEKTIDFAGLRAFVLRTALEFDLGSGAKRLSLGQQQKLTLARALLKAPDYLVANRCLSALDTDTQLRIVEAVLKRARDPERPFGLFWVSSAAMAAERFDRTLRFERGQVVEDELAQPADLVLSSSQGGDNFEAGGSQRRA; encoded by the coding sequence TACCTCTCTCTATCGCTATGTGTGGAACCACACGCGCCCCCAGCAGATCTGGATGTTGGTGGTGGTTCTCGTATCCATCATCCCCCTGTTCCTGTCGCTGAACCTGCCGAAGCTCATCATCAACGGCCCGATCCAGGGTCAGGGCTTCGAGGCCGCCGGGGCCACGGTCGACTATTTCCGCCTCGCCGTGCCGCTGCCGGGCTTCATCGGCGGACCCGAAGAACTCGTCCTCTTCGACGCGATCCCGCTGGAGCGGATCGAGGCCCTCGTCGCCCTCTCGATGCTGTTCCTGTTCTTCGTGATCGTGAACGGAGCGTTCAAGTTCTATCTGAACACCTACAAGGGCCGGCTCGGCGAGCGGATGCTGCGTCGCATGCGCTACGAGATGGTCGACCGGGTGCTGCGCTTTCCGATCCGCCAGTTCCGGCGCGTGCGGCCGGCCGAAGTCGCCTCCATGATCAAGGACGAGCTCGAGCCGATCGGCGGCTTCATCGGCGACGCCTTCGTCCAGCCGCTGTACCTCGCCAGCCAGATCCTGACGGCGATGGTATTCATCTTCCTGCAAAGCCCGACGCTCGGCGCCATCGCTCTCGGCGTGACGCTGCTTCAGGCGGCGGTGATCCCGCGCATGCGCCGAAGGCTGCTGGTTCTGGGCCGCGAGAGACAGCTAACGGCGCGCAGGCTCGCCGGCAGCATCGGCGAGATCATCGAAAGCATGCCGACGATCCGCACCAACGACACCTCGAACATCGTACGGGCGCGAACGGCTCAGCAGCTCGGCCGGATCTTCCTGATCCGCTTCGACATCTACCAGTGGAAGTTCTTCGTCAAATTCCTCAACAACTTCCTGTCGCAGGCCACGCCCTTCATCTTCTACCTGTTCGGCGGCTATTTCGCGATCCGCGGCGAAATCGACATCGGCGAGCTCGTCGCGGTGATCGCGGCTTATCGCGAGCTTCCCTCGCCGCTGAAGGATCTGATTGACTGGGACCTGATGCGGCTCGACGTCAACGTGAAGTACGAGCAGGTCGCTCAGCAGTTCGAGATCGACAATCTTCTCGATGCGAAGACGCAGGCCCCGGTCGGCGAAACCGTGGCGGCGCTTTCCGGTGGTTTCCGCCTCCTGGACGTGACGATCCGCGACGAGACCGGCTCGCCGCTCGCGACCTCGGTGACGCTCGACCTTCCGCTGCACGAGAGCGTCCTCGTGCTCGCGCCGCTCGGCGAGGGGGCCGAGAGCGTCGCGGAGGCGCTCGTGGGGCTCGCGCCGGTCGCGGCGGGGCGGCTCGAACTTGCCGGCCGGCCCTTCGCGTCCTGGCCGGAATCCGTCACCGGCCGGCGCCTCGCCTATGCGGAGGCCGCACCCTACTATTCCCAGTCCACGTTGCGTGAGGCCCTCCTCTACCCGTTGATGCATCACCCCTCCCCTGCGGTCGCCGACTCCGCCAGCCGGGCCGAGATCCAGATGCGCAACGAGGCGAAGGCCTCCGGCAACACGGTTCTGGATGCGCGGGATGACTGGATCGATCATTCGGTGCTGCCGCTCGACCCCGACCGCGAAGGCGCATTGATCGAAGAGGCGATTTCGATCGTGGAACTGACGGGCGACATCATGCGGCTCGGGCTTTCGCGCCGCATCCCTCTCTCGCGGGCCGAAGCTGCCGCCCCCCGGGTGCTCGTCGCCCGCGCCCGTTTCGACGCGGCGATGAGAGAAGCCGGCCTCGGCGAGGTGGTGGAGCGGTTCGAACTCGACCGGTTCCTCCACAATGCGACGATTTTCGAGAACATCGTCTTCGGCGCATCGGGCGAAAGCGATCTGGCCGCCACGCGCCTTCTCGTGCGCTCGGACGCGCGTCGCGTCCTGCAGGAGACCGGGCTCGACGATACGCTCGCCAGGATGGGCCTCACCATCGCCACGACCCTGGTCGAGCTCTTCGGCGAGGTCGGCACGGACAATCCGATCCTGCGGCGCATCGACATCATCAGCCCCGACGAAATCGATTTCTACCGCCAGCTCCTGATGCGCGTCGACCCGGATGAGGCCAACTCGCTGACGACGGAGGACCAAAGCTCGCTGATCAGGCTGGCCTTGACCTATGTCGAGCCGCGCTATCGCCTCGGCCTCATCGACGACGCGTTGCGCGCCCGGATCATCGAGGCGCGGCATCTCTTCCAGGAGACCGCCTCTCCGCTCGTGCGCGACAGCATCGTCTTCAACGATCCGGGCGCCTTCAATCCTGCCGCCACCTTGCAGGACAACATCGTCTTCGGGCGCCTTGCCGACACCACGCCGCGCGTTGCCGCAAAGATCGGCGCGATCCTGGAGAAGACGATCGACTTCGCCGGCCTTCGCGCCTTCGTCCTGCGCACCGCGCTCGAATTCGACCTCGGCTCCGGCGCCAAGCGCCTCAGTCTGGGGCAGCAGCAGAAGCTGACACTGGCCCGCGCACTTCTGAAGGCGCCGGATTATCTCGTCGCGAACCGCTGCCTCTCGGCGCTCGACACCGATACGCAGTTGCGCATCGTCGAGGCCGTCCTTAAGCGAGCGCGCGATCCTGAACGCCCCTTCGGCCTGTTCTGGGTGAGCTCGGCCGCCATGGCGGCCGAACGTTTCGACCGGACCCTGCGTTTCGAACGCGGGCAGGTCGTGGAGGACGAGCTTGCACAGCCCGCCGACCTCGTCCTATCGTCGTCGCAGGGCGGCGATAATTTCGAGGCTGGCGGATCGCAGCGGAGAGCTTGA